GCGGCGCAAAGAGGATGATGTGGAGATCGGGTATGCGATGCCGGGCGATAGCCGTTGTCGGCTTTGGATCGTAACACCCCATGACCGAAAGCTCGCCACGATTGGCAATGGCTCGATGGTCGCATTCGAGGCTGAAGCCCGGACCGCTGTCGACGAGTTCTATCGGGCCGCACTGGCGGCGGGCGGTACGGATGAAGGTGAGCCGGGACTACGGCCCTTCCACGCGCATTTCTACGCTGCCTACGTCCGCGATCCTGACGGAAACAAGCTCTCGGCGGTTTGCGAGAGGCCGCAAGCATAAGCATGCGAGCCACAGACTTCGACTCGATCAGCCGATGAAACGGATTTCACCGGCTGGTGCCTTGGCCTCTGTCAGTTCCCGACGATGCCTTTGTCGTCGCGGGTGATCACGATCAGCGAGGGGCGCGCCGGCATATCCGCGGCGAAATCCGGCCATGCCGTACCTGCATCGGCAATCGCGGTTGCATCTTCGTTGTCGGAGAGGCGCAGTTCGCCCGGATGCTGGATAGAAACGAAGACATTCGTTCCGTCTGGCGTGAAGGTGGGCGAGCAGCATTCCGAACCGACCGGCGCGATGTAGAACAGCTTTGGCAAGGCTCGTCCCGGGCCTTCCGTGTCCATCACATACATGGAGTCGGCGATGCCTTCCGGCGGCGGACCGTCGGTGGTAACCCAGAGGCGACCGGCGGGATCGACACCCAGATTATCGGGATCGGTAAACCAGCCCGATGCCGAGGTGCCCGGGTTGAACATCGCTTCGTCCTCCGCTTTGGCAGGATCGCCGCACAGCACGAAAACATCCCACTTGAACGTATCGGCGGCATGATCCGGCTTGTCCGGCGCGCCGGGCGGCACGAGTTCGAGCAGGTGGCCGTGCGGATTGGGGCCGCGCGGATTGGCGACATTGACGGTTTCGCGTTCATCGCCTCCGCCAGCCACCAGCCGGTCTTCGTTCTCGGTCATCGCGACATAAAGCTTGCCCGTACCGTGATGGGGAACGAAGCCTTCCGGCGCGTCCATCGGTGTGGCCCCGACAAGATCGGCAGCGGCGCGGGTATTCAGGGCCACGTCTGCCTGGGTCGCGAAGCCGGCTTCCGCCGTCAACGGACCGCTACCCGCAACCAGCGGCAACCATGTCATGGTGCCGTCACTGGAAAACTTGGCCACGGACAGGGTGCCTTCATCCAGCAGGTTCTTGTTGGCCGCACGATCATTCGGGTTCCACGGATCGCGGGTAACGAACCGATAGAGATATTCAAAATCATCGTCGTCACCCATGAAAACCACGACGCGACCGTCGGGCGCGACTGTCACCTGCGCACCTTCATGCGTCATGCGACCGAGCGATGTGCGCTTCACCGGTTTGGCTTCGGGGTCAAACGGGTCAATCTCAACCACCCAGTCGAAACGCATCCATTCGTTCGGCTCTTCCTCGAACTTGAAGCGTGGCTCGACGCGGCTGACGGAATAGATGTCGTTCTCGTCCTCGTCCCAGCCTTGACGCTCGACCAGTTCCTGGTTCGGAAGCGTCTTGTAGTCGCCGGCAAAGACATCCATTGCGCCTTCTTCGCCGGACAGCATCGTGCCCCAGGGCGTGATGCCGCCATTGCAGTTGGAGATCGTGCCGAAGACTTTCCGGCCTGTCGGGTCGGCCTTGGTCTTCAGGCGGTCATCGCCGGCAGCCGGACCGGAAATGTCCATCTCCGTGCTCATATGAACGCGCCGGTTGTATTGACTGTCGAGGACCTTCCATTCTTTGCCCGTTTTCTTGACCTCGAAAACGCTGACGCCAAGACAGCCCATCAGTGCGCGGATCTGGTTTTCGCTCAGCTTTTCGCGGTAGTCCTCGACGGTGAGGCCGGGAAACATCAGGTAGGGCGTCGCATATTCGTGGCTGACGACCATCAGCCCGTGGTCGGCTGTCATTGAGCCCTGTGGCAGCGGCAGAAATTGGGTGAAGTCGTTGTTGTAGCCGAACTGGCGTTCTGCTGCCTTGCCGTCGAGACTGGCGATATCAAAGGCGGGGCTATCCGTGAACAAGGCATCGCCCCAGCGCGCGACGATCTGGCGGCTATAGCCCTTCGGCCAGTGATCGGCGGTATCGCGAACCCGTTGCAATTCCTCGAAGGTCAGCGTCGATGTCGTTGCCGCCTCTGCACGAACGGTGGACAAACCATGCCCGAAAGCGGCTATCGCTGCTGATCCGAAAAGACCCTTGAGGACGGTACGGCGATTAACGCCTTCAGCGAGGATTTCGCCATAGGATGAGGAAAAGGCACGTCGTGGATTTGGTCGGGCGCGGGTCTTCTGACGGTCTGACATATTCACCTCCGGTTGATCTGACGAAGGCGATATGGCACGCGGCCATGAACGTGCTGTGACGCGAAACAGCCCCTTGAAAAATAAGGAATGGCAAGCGGGTCGGTATGCCGTCAGGTCGGCTGCGCTAAAACCCTATTTGACGCCCAGGGTTTCCGCGTCGAGCTCATCTTTACCCGTAATACGATGCCCGGAGACGGAAGCGCCGGCGGTTTTCGACATGCGGATGAACGGTATGATCGCGGTTAGCGTGATTGCTGAAATCACCATGAAGGCAATCTGAAAGTCCTGCAATTCCAGCTTCGAACCGCTCAGGGTCGATTCGATCTCGAGAATGCCGCCAGCGATCGCAACGCCCATGGCAAGGCTCATCTGCTGCAGCACGGCGCTCATCGAGGTCGCCTTGCTGGCGTCCCGGTCGGGGATGTCGGCAAAGGAAAGTGCATTGACGCTGGTGAAGAAGAATGAGCGTGCAAAGCCGGCGAGGAGCAGCACGCCGGTAATCATCAGTGATGGCGTTGCGGGCGTGAAACGACCATTGATGAAGGTGAAGGCCGCACCGAACAGGCCGGCGATGATCAATGTAGTACGGAAG
This genomic stretch from Pararhizobium capsulatum DSM 1112 harbors:
- a CDS encoding PhoX family protein translates to MSDRQKTRARPNPRRAFSSSYGEILAEGVNRRTVLKGLFGSAAIAAFGHGLSTVRAEAATTSTLTFEELQRVRDTADHWPKGYSRQIVARWGDALFTDSPAFDIASLDGKAAERQFGYNNDFTQFLPLPQGSMTADHGLMVVSHEYATPYLMFPGLTVEDYREKLSENQIRALMGCLGVSVFEVKKTGKEWKVLDSQYNRRVHMSTEMDISGPAAGDDRLKTKADPTGRKVFGTISNCNGGITPWGTMLSGEEGAMDVFAGDYKTLPNQELVERQGWDEDENDIYSVSRVEPRFKFEEEPNEWMRFDWVVEIDPFDPEAKPVKRTSLGRMTHEGAQVTVAPDGRVVVFMGDDDDFEYLYRFVTRDPWNPNDRAANKNLLDEGTLSVAKFSSDGTMTWLPLVAGSGPLTAEAGFATQADVALNTRAAADLVGATPMDAPEGFVPHHGTGKLYVAMTENEDRLVAGGGDERETVNVANPRGPNPHGHLLELVPPGAPDKPDHAADTFKWDVFVLCGDPAKAEDEAMFNPGTSASGWFTDPDNLGVDPAGRLWVTTDGPPPEGIADSMYVMDTEGPGRALPKLFYIAPVGSECCSPTFTPDGTNVFVSIQHPGELRLSDNEDATAIADAGTAWPDFAADMPARPSLIVITRDDKGIVGN
- a CDS encoding VOC family protein — protein: MLLYVTIGTNDLLRAGRFYDAALRPLGFERRKEDDVEIGYAMPGDSRCRLWIVTPHDRKLATIGNGSMVAFEAEARTAVDEFYRAALAAGGTDEGEPGLRPFHAHFYAAYVRDPDGNKLSAVCERPQA